A single region of the Labeo rohita strain BAU-BD-2019 chromosome 3, IGBB_LRoh.1.0, whole genome shotgun sequence genome encodes:
- the map2k4a gene encoding dual specificity mitogen-activated protein kinase kinase 4a isoform X2, giving the protein MATSSPSSNPAAASSLSSSNTAQHHPTQSQHITTMSSMQDIGSCRRFQRDSGKRKALKLNFANPPIKPTSRITLNTAGLPFQNPHIERLRTHSIESSGKLKISPEQHWDFTAEDLKDLGEIGRGAYGSVNKMVHKPSGQIMAVKRIRSTVDEREQKQLLMDLDVVMRSSDCPYIVQFYGALFREGDCWICMELMSTSFDKFYKYVYSSLDEVIPEEILGKITLATVKALNHLKENLKIIHRDIKPSNILLDRKGNIKLCDFGISGQLVDSIAKTRDAGCRPYMAPERIDPSASRQGYDVRSDVWSLGITLYELATGRFPYPKWNSVFDQLTQVVKGDPPQLSSSEERQFSPKFINFVNLCLTKDESKRPKYKELLKHPFIQMYEERTVDVASYVCRILDQMPASPSSPMYVD; this is encoded by the exons ACATCGGCTCATGCAGGAGATTTCAGAGAGATTCAG GTAAACGTAAAGCCCTGAAGTTAAATTTTGCCAATCCTCCAATCAAACCTACTTCCAGAATCACTCTGAACACTGCCGGACTTCCTTTCCAGAACCCACACAT AGAGCGGCTGCGGACACACAGTATCGAGTCGTCTGGAAAGCTGAAGATCTCTCCGGAGCAGCACTGGGACTTCACAGCCGAAGATCTGAAGGATCTCGGCGAGATCGGACGAGGAGCCTACGGCTCCGTCAACAAGATGGTGCACAAGCCCAGTGGACAAATCATGGCCGTCAAA AGGATCCGGTCGACGGTAGACGAGCGAGAACAGAAGCAGCTGCTGATGGATCTGGATGTGGTCATGAGGAGCAGCGACTGCCCTTACATCGTCCAGTTTTACGGGGCTCTTTTCAGAGAG GGGGACTGCTGGATATGCATGGAGCTCATGTCTACCTCCTTCGACAAATTCTACAAATACGTTTATTCCTCTTTAGACGAAGTGATTCCAGAGGAGATTTTAGGGAAAATAACATTAGCt ACTGTGAAAGCACTTAACCACTTAAAAGAAAACTTGAAAATTATTCACAGAG ACATAAAGCCATCAAATATCCTCCTGGACAGGAAAGGCAACATTAAGCTGTGTGATTTTGGCATCAGCGGGCAGCTGGTCGACTCCATCGCCAAAACCAGAGACGCAGGCTGCAGACCTTATATGGCA CCGGAGAGGATAGACCCCAGCGCTTCCAGACAGGGTTATGATGTCCGCTCCGACGTCTGGAGTTTGGGAATCACACTG TATGAACTGGCCACAGGACGGTTCCCCTACCCGAAGTGGAACAGTGTGTTTGATCAGCTGACGCAGGTGGTGAAGGGCGACCCGCCGCAGCTCAGCAGCTCAGAGGAGAGACAGTTCTCCCCCAAATTCATCAACTTCGTCAACCTGTG CCTTACAAAGGACGAGTCAAAAAGGCCAAAGTACAAAGAGCTTCTG AAACATCCTTTCATTCAGATGTACGAGGAGCGTACGGTAGACGTGGCCAGCTACGTCTGCAGGATCCTGGATCAGATGCCCGCGTCTCCCAGCTCCCCCATGTACGTTGACTGA
- the map2k4a gene encoding dual specificity mitogen-activated protein kinase kinase 4a isoform X6, with amino-acid sequence MATSSPSSNPAAASSLSSSNTAQHHPTQSQHITTMSSMQDIGSCRRFQRDSGFQINLSGLHQSKRKALKLNFANPPIKPTSRITLNTAGLPFQNPHIERLRTHSIESSGKLKISPEQHWDFTAEDLKDLGEIGRGAYGSVNKMVHKPSGQIMAVKRIRSTVDEREQKQLLMDLDVVMRSSDCPYIVQFYGALFREGDCWICMELMSTSFDKFYKYVYSSLDEVIPEEILGKITLATVKALNHLKENLKIIHRDIKPSNILLDRKGNIKLCDFGISGQLVDSIAKTRDAGCRPYMAPERIDPSASRQGYDVRSDVWSLGITLYELATGRFPYPKWNSVFDQLTQVVKGDPPQLSSSEERQFSPKFINFVNLCLTKDESKRPKYKELLKHPFIQMYEERTVDVASYVCRILDQMPASPSSPMYVD; translated from the exons ACATCGGCTCATGCAGGAGATTTCAGAGAGATTCAG GGTTTCAGATAAACCTGTCTGGACTTCATCAAA GTAAACGTAAAGCCCTGAAGTTAAATTTTGCCAATCCTCCAATCAAACCTACTTCCAGAATCACTCTGAACACTGCCGGACTTCCTTTCCAGAACCCACACAT AGAGCGGCTGCGGACACACAGTATCGAGTCGTCTGGAAAGCTGAAGATCTCTCCGGAGCAGCACTGGGACTTCACAGCCGAAGATCTGAAGGATCTCGGCGAGATCGGACGAGGAGCCTACGGCTCCGTCAACAAGATGGTGCACAAGCCCAGTGGACAAATCATGGCCGTCAAA AGGATCCGGTCGACGGTAGACGAGCGAGAACAGAAGCAGCTGCTGATGGATCTGGATGTGGTCATGAGGAGCAGCGACTGCCCTTACATCGTCCAGTTTTACGGGGCTCTTTTCAGAGAG GGGGACTGCTGGATATGCATGGAGCTCATGTCTACCTCCTTCGACAAATTCTACAAATACGTTTATTCCTCTTTAGACGAAGTGATTCCAGAGGAGATTTTAGGGAAAATAACATTAGCt ACTGTGAAAGCACTTAACCACTTAAAAGAAAACTTGAAAATTATTCACAGAG ACATAAAGCCATCAAATATCCTCCTGGACAGGAAAGGCAACATTAAGCTGTGTGATTTTGGCATCAGCGGGCAGCTGGTCGACTCCATCGCCAAAACCAGAGACGCAGGCTGCAGACCTTATATGGCA CCGGAGAGGATAGACCCCAGCGCTTCCAGACAGGGTTATGATGTCCGCTCCGACGTCTGGAGTTTGGGAATCACACTG TATGAACTGGCCACAGGACGGTTCCCCTACCCGAAGTGGAACAGTGTGTTTGATCAGCTGACGCAGGTGGTGAAGGGCGACCCGCCGCAGCTCAGCAGCTCAGAGGAGAGACAGTTCTCCCCCAAATTCATCAACTTCGTCAACCTGTG CCTTACAAAGGACGAGTCAAAAAGGCCAAAGTACAAAGAGCTTCTG AAACATCCTTTCATTCAGATGTACGAGGAGCGTACGGTAGACGTGGCCAGCTACGTCTGCAGGATCCTGGATCAGATGCCCGCGTCTCCCAGCTCCCCCATGTACGTTGACTGA
- the map2k4a gene encoding dual specificity mitogen-activated protein kinase kinase 4a isoform X1: protein MATSSPSSNPAAASSLSSSNTAQHHPTQSQHITTMSSMQGFQINLSGLHQSYACDEGKRKALKLNFANPPIKPTSRITLNTAGLPFQNPHIERLRTHSIESSGKLKISPEQHWDFTAEDLKDLGEIGRGAYGSVNKMVHKPSGQIMAVKRIRSTVDEREQKQLLMDLDVVMRSSDCPYIVQFYGALFREGDCWICMELMSTSFDKFYKYVYSSLDEVIPEEILGKITLATVKALNHLKENLKIIHRDIKPSNILLDRKGNIKLCDFGISGQLVDSIAKTRDAGCRPYMAPERIDPSASRQGYDVRSDVWSLGITLYELATGRFPYPKWNSVFDQLTQVVKGDPPQLSSSEERQFSPKFINFVNLCLTKDESKRPKYKELLKHPFIQMYEERTVDVASYVCRILDQMPASPSSPMYVD, encoded by the exons GGTTTCAGATAAACCTGTCTGGACTTCATCAAA GTTATGCGTGTGATGAAG GTAAACGTAAAGCCCTGAAGTTAAATTTTGCCAATCCTCCAATCAAACCTACTTCCAGAATCACTCTGAACACTGCCGGACTTCCTTTCCAGAACCCACACAT AGAGCGGCTGCGGACACACAGTATCGAGTCGTCTGGAAAGCTGAAGATCTCTCCGGAGCAGCACTGGGACTTCACAGCCGAAGATCTGAAGGATCTCGGCGAGATCGGACGAGGAGCCTACGGCTCCGTCAACAAGATGGTGCACAAGCCCAGTGGACAAATCATGGCCGTCAAA AGGATCCGGTCGACGGTAGACGAGCGAGAACAGAAGCAGCTGCTGATGGATCTGGATGTGGTCATGAGGAGCAGCGACTGCCCTTACATCGTCCAGTTTTACGGGGCTCTTTTCAGAGAG GGGGACTGCTGGATATGCATGGAGCTCATGTCTACCTCCTTCGACAAATTCTACAAATACGTTTATTCCTCTTTAGACGAAGTGATTCCAGAGGAGATTTTAGGGAAAATAACATTAGCt ACTGTGAAAGCACTTAACCACTTAAAAGAAAACTTGAAAATTATTCACAGAG ACATAAAGCCATCAAATATCCTCCTGGACAGGAAAGGCAACATTAAGCTGTGTGATTTTGGCATCAGCGGGCAGCTGGTCGACTCCATCGCCAAAACCAGAGACGCAGGCTGCAGACCTTATATGGCA CCGGAGAGGATAGACCCCAGCGCTTCCAGACAGGGTTATGATGTCCGCTCCGACGTCTGGAGTTTGGGAATCACACTG TATGAACTGGCCACAGGACGGTTCCCCTACCCGAAGTGGAACAGTGTGTTTGATCAGCTGACGCAGGTGGTGAAGGGCGACCCGCCGCAGCTCAGCAGCTCAGAGGAGAGACAGTTCTCCCCCAAATTCATCAACTTCGTCAACCTGTG CCTTACAAAGGACGAGTCAAAAAGGCCAAAGTACAAAGAGCTTCTG AAACATCCTTTCATTCAGATGTACGAGGAGCGTACGGTAGACGTGGCCAGCTACGTCTGCAGGATCCTGGATCAGATGCCCGCGTCTCCCAGCTCCCCCATGTACGTTGACTGA
- the map2k4a gene encoding dual specificity mitogen-activated protein kinase kinase 4a isoform X3: MATSSPSSNPAAASSLSSSNTAQHHPTQSQHITTMSSMQGFQINLSGLHQSKRKALKLNFANPPIKPTSRITLNTAGLPFQNPHIERLRTHSIESSGKLKISPEQHWDFTAEDLKDLGEIGRGAYGSVNKMVHKPSGQIMAVKRIRSTVDEREQKQLLMDLDVVMRSSDCPYIVQFYGALFREGDCWICMELMSTSFDKFYKYVYSSLDEVIPEEILGKITLATVKALNHLKENLKIIHRDIKPSNILLDRKGNIKLCDFGISGQLVDSIAKTRDAGCRPYMAPERIDPSASRQGYDVRSDVWSLGITLYELATGRFPYPKWNSVFDQLTQVVKGDPPQLSSSEERQFSPKFINFVNLCLTKDESKRPKYKELLKHPFIQMYEERTVDVASYVCRILDQMPASPSSPMYVD; the protein is encoded by the exons GGTTTCAGATAAACCTGTCTGGACTTCATCAAA GTAAACGTAAAGCCCTGAAGTTAAATTTTGCCAATCCTCCAATCAAACCTACTTCCAGAATCACTCTGAACACTGCCGGACTTCCTTTCCAGAACCCACACAT AGAGCGGCTGCGGACACACAGTATCGAGTCGTCTGGAAAGCTGAAGATCTCTCCGGAGCAGCACTGGGACTTCACAGCCGAAGATCTGAAGGATCTCGGCGAGATCGGACGAGGAGCCTACGGCTCCGTCAACAAGATGGTGCACAAGCCCAGTGGACAAATCATGGCCGTCAAA AGGATCCGGTCGACGGTAGACGAGCGAGAACAGAAGCAGCTGCTGATGGATCTGGATGTGGTCATGAGGAGCAGCGACTGCCCTTACATCGTCCAGTTTTACGGGGCTCTTTTCAGAGAG GGGGACTGCTGGATATGCATGGAGCTCATGTCTACCTCCTTCGACAAATTCTACAAATACGTTTATTCCTCTTTAGACGAAGTGATTCCAGAGGAGATTTTAGGGAAAATAACATTAGCt ACTGTGAAAGCACTTAACCACTTAAAAGAAAACTTGAAAATTATTCACAGAG ACATAAAGCCATCAAATATCCTCCTGGACAGGAAAGGCAACATTAAGCTGTGTGATTTTGGCATCAGCGGGCAGCTGGTCGACTCCATCGCCAAAACCAGAGACGCAGGCTGCAGACCTTATATGGCA CCGGAGAGGATAGACCCCAGCGCTTCCAGACAGGGTTATGATGTCCGCTCCGACGTCTGGAGTTTGGGAATCACACTG TATGAACTGGCCACAGGACGGTTCCCCTACCCGAAGTGGAACAGTGTGTTTGATCAGCTGACGCAGGTGGTGAAGGGCGACCCGCCGCAGCTCAGCAGCTCAGAGGAGAGACAGTTCTCCCCCAAATTCATCAACTTCGTCAACCTGTG CCTTACAAAGGACGAGTCAAAAAGGCCAAAGTACAAAGAGCTTCTG AAACATCCTTTCATTCAGATGTACGAGGAGCGTACGGTAGACGTGGCCAGCTACGTCTGCAGGATCCTGGATCAGATGCCCGCGTCTCCCAGCTCCCCCATGTACGTTGACTGA
- the map2k4a gene encoding dual specificity mitogen-activated protein kinase kinase 4a isoform X4, which translates to MATSSPSSNPAAASSLSSSNTAQHHPTQSQHITTMSSMQGKRKALKLNFANPPIKPTSRITLNTAGLPFQNPHIERLRTHSIESSGKLKISPEQHWDFTAEDLKDLGEIGRGAYGSVNKMVHKPSGQIMAVKRIRSTVDEREQKQLLMDLDVVMRSSDCPYIVQFYGALFREGDCWICMELMSTSFDKFYKYVYSSLDEVIPEEILGKITLATVKALNHLKENLKIIHRDIKPSNILLDRKGNIKLCDFGISGQLVDSIAKTRDAGCRPYMAPERIDPSASRQGYDVRSDVWSLGITLYELATGRFPYPKWNSVFDQLTQVVKGDPPQLSSSEERQFSPKFINFVNLCLTKDESKRPKYKELLKHPFIQMYEERTVDVASYVCRILDQMPASPSSPMYVD; encoded by the exons GTAAACGTAAAGCCCTGAAGTTAAATTTTGCCAATCCTCCAATCAAACCTACTTCCAGAATCACTCTGAACACTGCCGGACTTCCTTTCCAGAACCCACACAT AGAGCGGCTGCGGACACACAGTATCGAGTCGTCTGGAAAGCTGAAGATCTCTCCGGAGCAGCACTGGGACTTCACAGCCGAAGATCTGAAGGATCTCGGCGAGATCGGACGAGGAGCCTACGGCTCCGTCAACAAGATGGTGCACAAGCCCAGTGGACAAATCATGGCCGTCAAA AGGATCCGGTCGACGGTAGACGAGCGAGAACAGAAGCAGCTGCTGATGGATCTGGATGTGGTCATGAGGAGCAGCGACTGCCCTTACATCGTCCAGTTTTACGGGGCTCTTTTCAGAGAG GGGGACTGCTGGATATGCATGGAGCTCATGTCTACCTCCTTCGACAAATTCTACAAATACGTTTATTCCTCTTTAGACGAAGTGATTCCAGAGGAGATTTTAGGGAAAATAACATTAGCt ACTGTGAAAGCACTTAACCACTTAAAAGAAAACTTGAAAATTATTCACAGAG ACATAAAGCCATCAAATATCCTCCTGGACAGGAAAGGCAACATTAAGCTGTGTGATTTTGGCATCAGCGGGCAGCTGGTCGACTCCATCGCCAAAACCAGAGACGCAGGCTGCAGACCTTATATGGCA CCGGAGAGGATAGACCCCAGCGCTTCCAGACAGGGTTATGATGTCCGCTCCGACGTCTGGAGTTTGGGAATCACACTG TATGAACTGGCCACAGGACGGTTCCCCTACCCGAAGTGGAACAGTGTGTTTGATCAGCTGACGCAGGTGGTGAAGGGCGACCCGCCGCAGCTCAGCAGCTCAGAGGAGAGACAGTTCTCCCCCAAATTCATCAACTTCGTCAACCTGTG CCTTACAAAGGACGAGTCAAAAAGGCCAAAGTACAAAGAGCTTCTG AAACATCCTTTCATTCAGATGTACGAGGAGCGTACGGTAGACGTGGCCAGCTACGTCTGCAGGATCCTGGATCAGATGCCCGCGTCTCCCAGCTCCCCCATGTACGTTGACTGA
- the map2k4a gene encoding dual specificity mitogen-activated protein kinase kinase 4a isoform X5, with product MATSSPSSNPAAASSLSSSNTAQHHPTQSQHITTMSSMQALKLNFANPPIKPTSRITLNTAGLPFQNPHIERLRTHSIESSGKLKISPEQHWDFTAEDLKDLGEIGRGAYGSVNKMVHKPSGQIMAVKRIRSTVDEREQKQLLMDLDVVMRSSDCPYIVQFYGALFREGDCWICMELMSTSFDKFYKYVYSSLDEVIPEEILGKITLATVKALNHLKENLKIIHRDIKPSNILLDRKGNIKLCDFGISGQLVDSIAKTRDAGCRPYMAPERIDPSASRQGYDVRSDVWSLGITLYELATGRFPYPKWNSVFDQLTQVVKGDPPQLSSSEERQFSPKFINFVNLCLTKDESKRPKYKELLKHPFIQMYEERTVDVASYVCRILDQMPASPSSPMYVD from the exons CCCTGAAGTTAAATTTTGCCAATCCTCCAATCAAACCTACTTCCAGAATCACTCTGAACACTGCCGGACTTCCTTTCCAGAACCCACACAT AGAGCGGCTGCGGACACACAGTATCGAGTCGTCTGGAAAGCTGAAGATCTCTCCGGAGCAGCACTGGGACTTCACAGCCGAAGATCTGAAGGATCTCGGCGAGATCGGACGAGGAGCCTACGGCTCCGTCAACAAGATGGTGCACAAGCCCAGTGGACAAATCATGGCCGTCAAA AGGATCCGGTCGACGGTAGACGAGCGAGAACAGAAGCAGCTGCTGATGGATCTGGATGTGGTCATGAGGAGCAGCGACTGCCCTTACATCGTCCAGTTTTACGGGGCTCTTTTCAGAGAG GGGGACTGCTGGATATGCATGGAGCTCATGTCTACCTCCTTCGACAAATTCTACAAATACGTTTATTCCTCTTTAGACGAAGTGATTCCAGAGGAGATTTTAGGGAAAATAACATTAGCt ACTGTGAAAGCACTTAACCACTTAAAAGAAAACTTGAAAATTATTCACAGAG ACATAAAGCCATCAAATATCCTCCTGGACAGGAAAGGCAACATTAAGCTGTGTGATTTTGGCATCAGCGGGCAGCTGGTCGACTCCATCGCCAAAACCAGAGACGCAGGCTGCAGACCTTATATGGCA CCGGAGAGGATAGACCCCAGCGCTTCCAGACAGGGTTATGATGTCCGCTCCGACGTCTGGAGTTTGGGAATCACACTG TATGAACTGGCCACAGGACGGTTCCCCTACCCGAAGTGGAACAGTGTGTTTGATCAGCTGACGCAGGTGGTGAAGGGCGACCCGCCGCAGCTCAGCAGCTCAGAGGAGAGACAGTTCTCCCCCAAATTCATCAACTTCGTCAACCTGTG CCTTACAAAGGACGAGTCAAAAAGGCCAAAGTACAAAGAGCTTCTG AAACATCCTTTCATTCAGATGTACGAGGAGCGTACGGTAGACGTGGCCAGCTACGTCTGCAGGATCCTGGATCAGATGCCCGCGTCTCCCAGCTCCCCCATGTACGTTGACTGA